A stretch of Lactuca sativa cultivar Salinas chromosome 6, Lsat_Salinas_v11, whole genome shotgun sequence DNA encodes these proteins:
- the LOC111894133 gene encoding alcohol-forming fatty acyl-CoA reductase isoform X2, giving the protein MELDSILDVLDKKIILVTGATGFLAKIFVEKILRVQPNVKKLYLLVRATDSMSALRRFQTEAVEKDLFKVLKEKYHTNLQNFLSEKVILVPGDITCENLGVKDSCLKEDMWGDVEVVVNTAASTNFFERYDVALALNTFGAKFVLDFAKKCINIKLLLHVSTAYVSGEKPGIILETTSYLGEMIDIKHEKRIIEDRLKELEYHNANEQVVKMAMKDFGRQRANHYGWPNTYVFTKALGEMVLQHCKGDIPLVIFRPTIITSTYKEPFPGWIEGIRTIDNFIVGYGKDRLRFVPSDPECVFDVLPADMVVNAMIAAIVANVDQTSSVTIYHVGSSVSNPMTSTMIQKYIYMYFTQHPWTNKNGKPVIVSKLRTLKSMASFQRYITLRFMLPLQVLKVVNVILCQAFAGTCKNIERKINFVLWLVKLYQPYLFSKSLYTFLGVTN; this is encoded by the exons ATGGAGTTGGATAGtattcttgatgttcttgacaaGAAAATCATTTTAGTCACGGGTGCTACTGGTTTCCTCGCAAAAA TTTTTGTGGAGAAGATACTTAGAGTTCAACCAAATGTGAAGAAGCTATATCTTCTTGTCAGAGCAACAGATAGCATGTCTGCCTTACGACGCTTCCAAACTGAG GCAGTAGAAAAGGATTTGTTTAAAGTCCTGAAAGAGAAGTACCATACAAACCTACAAAACTTTCTCTCTGAAAAGGTAATTCTTGTTCCGGGGGACATAACATGTGAGAACTTAGGAGTAAAAGACTCATGTCTGAAAGAGGATATGTGGGGAGATGTTGAAGTTGTTGTTAATACAGCTGCATCCACAAACTTTTTCGAAAG ATACGATGTTGCCCTAGCTCTTAACACATTTGGCGCTAAATTCGTTTTGGACTTTGCTAAGAAATGTATAAACATAAAGTTGTTGCTTCATGTGTCCACAG CCTATGTCTCTGGTGAGAAGCCAGGGATAATACTTGAAACTACGAGCTACCTGGGAGAGATGATTGATATCAAACATGAGAAAAGGATCATCGAAGATAGACTAAAAGAGCTTGAATATCACAATGCTAACGAACAAGTAGTTAAAATGGCCATGAAAGATTTCGGTAGGCAAAG GGCGAATCATTATGGATGGCCAAATACATATGTTTTTACCAAGGCATTAGGGGAAATGGTTCTTCAACATTGTAAAGGAGACATTCCTTTGGTTATTTTTCGTCCAACCATCATCACTAGTACCTACAAAGAACCCTTCCCCGGGTGGATCGAAGGCATTAG GACCATCGATAACTTTATTGTTGGCTATGGCAAAGACAGGTTAAGGTTTGTCCCTTCAGATCCTGAATGCGTGTTTGATGTG TTACCGGCTGACATGGTGGTGAATGCTATGATCGCTGCAATCGTGGCTAATGTAGATCAAACTTCTTCTGTAACAATTTATCATGTTGGATCTTCGGTGTCAAACCCTATGACAAGCACCATGATACAAAAATATATCTACATGTATTTTACTCAACATCCATGGACAAACAAGAATGGGAAACCAGTCATAGTTAGCAAGCTTAGAACGTTGAAATCAATGGCTAGCTTCCAAAGATACATCACTCTTCGTTTCATGCTTCCCCTACAG GTACTTAAAGTTGTGAACGTAATACTTTGCCAAGCGTTTGCTGGTACATGCAAGAATATTG